Proteins encoded by one window of Lathyrus oleraceus cultivar Zhongwan6 chromosome 1, CAAS_Psat_ZW6_1.0, whole genome shotgun sequence:
- the LOC127116970 gene encoding bark storage protein A, protein MFGIHERYSSHWKKMKFLSVLVLVLLGSSIKAYSEISQISLKEISNINSQRPYIGIVVPNAYELKPLLQSPSFLPHNKFPYFDFAGRHFRIGELEKKKVIVVMSGEGMLNAGLATQLLLTLFNVEGVLHYGIAGNVNSKFQVGDVTIPQFWAHTGLWHWQRIGEDNGDFGRDFDYLKFSNYNNYTKHSKSVENLLNKVWYEPEQIFPVDGTPEVKQHVFWVPVDKNYFEIARKLKNVELNSCVNKTCLPRKPMVVRVKKGVSANVFVDNKAYRDHLKSKFDATPTDMESAAVALVCFQHKIPFIAIRALSDLAGGGSALTNEASIFLSLASQNAFDVLVKLISLL, encoded by the exons ATGTTTGGAATACATGAAAGATATAGTAGCCATTGGAAGAAAATGAAGTTTCTAAGTGTTCTCGTGCTTGTATTATTGGGAAGTAGCATCAAGGCCTATAGTGAAATTTCTCAAATTTCTTTGAAAGAAATCAGTAATATCAATAGCCAAAGACCATATATTGGTATAGTTGTGCCAAATGCCTATGAGTTGAAGCCTCTTCTTCAATCACCCAGCTTTTTGCCTCATAACAAGTTTCCTTACTTTGACTTTGCTG GAAGACATTTTCGCATTGGTGAATTGGAAAAGAAGAAGGTTATTGTTGTTATGAGTGGAGAGGGTATG CTAAATGCAGGTCTTGCCACTCAATTGTTGCTTACTTTGTTCAATGTAGAAGGAGTTCTTCATTATGGAATTGCTGGTAATGTAAATTCTAAATTCCAAGTTGGAGATGTGACTATTCCACAATTTTGGGCTCACACAGGACTTTGGCATTGGCAG AGGATTGGTGAAGACAATGGAGATTTCGGAAGAGACTTTGATTATCTGAAGTTTTCAAATTACAATAACTATACAAAACATTCCAAATCAGTGGAAAATCTTTTGAACAAGGTTTGGTATGAACCAGAGCAAATTTTTCCTGTGGATGGAACTCCTGAAGTAAAGCAGCATGTTTTTTGGGTTCCCGTTGACAAAAATTACTTTGAAATTGCAAGAAAGCTCAAG AATGTTGAACTGAATAGTTGTGTTAACAAAACTTGCTTGCCAAGAAAGCCAATGGTGGTGAGAGTAAAGAAAGGAGTAAGTGCCAATGTGTTTGTTGATAACAAGGCTTATAGAGATCATTTGAAGTCCAAATTTGATGCTACTCCAACTGACATGGAAAGTGCTGCTGTTGCTTTGGTTTGTTTCCAACACAAAATACCTTTCATTGCCATTAGAGCATTATCTGATTTAGCTGGAGGTGGTTCTGCATTGACTAATGAAGCCTCTATCTTTTTATCATTGGCCTCTCAAAATGCATTTGATGTTCTTGTTAAACTCATCTCTTTGTTATAA